In Archocentrus centrarchus isolate MPI-CPG fArcCen1 chromosome 1, fArcCen1, whole genome shotgun sequence, the following proteins share a genomic window:
- the LOC115793309 gene encoding E3 ubiquitin/ISG15 ligase TRIM25-like isoform X1, with protein sequence MAEVDETQFSIMSLEDELICSICLSPFDCPVTIPCGHNFCRDCLLESWKDSYSCPQCRTVFDTKPELKKNTVLTAVVETLKVRSDKSEASFSEDENEASFSEGESEASLSEDESEASLSEDESEASLSEDESEAVGKDVIRCDTCMEAEASKTCLTCMASYCEEHLRPHRDNPVFRLHHLSEPVGDLSERICTEHHKLMEFFCTQHDRLICSFCLQQVHKGCSFMTPEEQRSLKESDLRNKLGLLNEKMEKTETVVFQMNNMQSKLKDAANKRKTALAAVYQQMRDLLAQDEREAQNEVDRELELGQMKLRNLTKKLNENCEKMGKTREDINSLLSESQASTFLQASVELPKVIKFEPHVPRINLDSKKVTATQAFAAALRETLMEMLNQPVEDRSLLLKPGETAAPVSGPEGAENTASQPESRVPSEQKSSPTVQGPLCHPPVQQYYQPVPIPFYIRPQQTWSAPQYPQAQPRGQHSGQLRFFAQQKTNQDRKPHGAPGGSKPAGKGSDSTKRDKPKGHPPSAKSNQDRKPHGAPGGSKPAGKGSDSTKKDKPKGHPPSAKSSTHRPHPPKNHK encoded by the exons ATGGCCGAAGTGGACGAGACTCAGTTTTCTATCATGAGTCTGGAGGATGAGCTGATCTGCAGCATCTGTCTGAGCCCCTTTGACTGCCCGGTGACCATCCCCTGCGGACACAACTTCTGCCGGGACTGCCTGCTGGAAAGCTGGAAGGACTCCTacagctgtcctcagtgtcGGACCGTGTTCGACACCAAACcggagctgaagaaaaacacgGTCCTCACCGCCGTCGTGGAGACATTGAAAGTGAGGTCAGACAAGAGCGAAGCCAGTTTTTCTGAAGATGAGAACGAAGCCAGCTTTTCTGAAGGTGAGAGCGAAGCCAGCTTGTCTGAAGATGAAAGCGAAGCCAGCTTGTCTGAAGATGAAAGCGAAGCCAGCTTGTCTGAAGATGAGAGCGAAGCGGTGGGAAAAGATGTCATCCGCTGTGATACATGCATGGAAGCAGAGGCGTCGAAGACCTGCCTCACCTGCATGGCGTCATACTGTGAGGAGCACCTGCGCCCTCACCGGGACAACCCCGTTTTCCGTCTCCACCACCTGAGCGAGCCTGTGGGGGACCTGTCGGAGCGCATCTGCACCGAACACCACAAGCTGATGGAGTTCTTCTGCACCCAGCATGACCGCCTGATCTGCAGCTTCTGCCTCCAACAGGTCCACAAAGGCTGCTCCTTCATGACTCCGGAGGAGCAGAGGAGCCTGAAAGAG TCCGACCTCAGGAACAAGTTGGGTTTGCTGAATgagaaaatggagaaaactgaaactgttgtGTTTCAAATGAATAACATGCAGAGCAAGCTGAAG GACGCAGCAAATAAAAGGAAGACGGCACTGGCAGCTGTTTATCAGCAGATGAGGGATCTCTTGGCTCAAGATGAACGCGAGGCCCAAAATGAGGTGGACCGCGAGCTGGAGCTCGGTCAGATGAAACTTAGGAATCTCACGAAGAAGCTAAATGAAAACTGTGAGAAGATGGGAAAAACCAGAGAAGACATCAACAGCCTGCTGAGTGAATCCCAAGCCTCGACTTTCCTGCAG GCTTCAGTTGAACTGCCCAAAGTCATAAAGTTCGAGCCGCACGTTCCTCGAATCAACCTGGACTCCAAGAAGGTGACAGCGACACAGGCGTTTGCTGCTGCCCTGAGGGAGACCCTGATGGAGATGCTTAATCAGCCTGTTGAGGACAGATCACTGTTACTTAAACCAG GTGAAACTGCAGCTCCCGTCTCAGGACCAGAAGGTGCTGAAAACACTGCGTCCCAGCCAGAGTCCA GAGTGCcttcagagcagaaaagcagccCCACGGTCCAAGGTCCACTCTGCCATCCACCCGTCCAGCAATACTACCAGCCCGTCCCTATACCTTTTTATATTAGACCACAGCAAACATGGAGCGCACCCCAGTACCCACAGGCCCAACCACGAGGGCAACATTCTGGGCAACTTCGATTTTTTGCACAACAAAAGACAA ATCAAGACAGGAAGCCGCACGGTGCTCCTGGAGGAAGTAAACCAGCTGGGAAAGGATCTGATTCCACCAAGAGAGATAAACCCAAAGGCCATCCTCCATCAGCGAAATCAA ATCAAGACAGGAAGCCGCACGGTGCTCCTGGAGGAAGTAAACCAGCCGGGAAAGGATCTGATTCCACCAAGAAAGATAAACCCAAAGGCCATCCTCCGTCAGCGAAATCAAGCACACACCGACCACATCCTCCTAAAAATCATAAGTAA
- the dgke gene encoding diacylglycerol kinase epsilon codes for MCSEGDEAQDDCGSREEWTLLFWTSLAVIVPVIITLWCSAQRSKRKSHMKDFFRKSKHGWHYTDLFNKPTYCCVCSQHILQGAFCDCCGVCADEQCLRRADRSLPCKEIMAPSSPEGAMEHRWVRGNVPLASYCAVCKQQCGTQPKLCDFRCVWCQTTVHDDCMESLADGDVCDLGEFHSLIIPPHYLYLVNKLRRRHPDEYSKLGSSCGSGWTPVLVLANTRSGNNMGEALLGEFRTLLNPVQVFDLSELTPSKALQLCTLLPPGRVRVLVCGGDGTVGWVLDAIDAMKLKGQDQFIPRVTILPLGTGNDLSNTLGWGAGYAGEIPVEQVLRNILDAEVVRMDRWKVQVASKGVYFRKPKVLSMNNYFSVGPDALMALNFHAHREKTPSFFSSRIINKAVYFLYGTRDCLVQECKDLDKRIELELDGERVELPSLEGIIVCNIGYWGGGCRLWEGMGDEPCPPTQLDDGLLEVVGVFGSFHCAQIQVKLANPVRLGQAHTVRLVLKSSTMPMQVDGEPWAQGPCTITITHKTQALMLYHSAEQTDDDDDETSASETESPTPHDSPRSPGPGAARV; via the exons ATGTGCAGCGAGGGGGACGAAGCGCAGGACGACTGCGGCTCCCGGGAGGAGTGGACGCTGCTGTTCTGGACTTCTCTGGCCGTCATCGTCCCGGTCATCATCACGCTGTGGTGCAGCGCCCAGCGCTCCAAGAGGAAATCGCACATGAAGGATTTCTTTCGCAAGAGCAAGCACGGCTGGCACTACACCGACCTGTTCAACAAGCCCACCTACTGCTGCGTCTGCTCGCAGCACATCCTGCAAGGAGCTTTCTGCGACTGCTGCGGCGTGTGCGCCGACGAGCAGTGCCTGCGCCGGGCCGACCGCAGCCTGCCCTGCAAGGAGATCATGGCCCCCTCCAGCCCCGAAGGAGCCATGGAGCATCGCTGGGTCCGCGGAAACGTGCCTCTGGCCAGTTATTGTGCCGTATGCAAACAGCAGTGTGGGACCCAGCCGAAGCTCTGCGACTTCAG GTGCGTGTGGTGCCAGACCACAGTGCACGATGACTGCATGGAGAGCTTGGCGGATGGAGACGTGTGCGACCTGGGCGAGTTCCACAGTCTCATCATCCCTCCTCACTACCTCTACCTTGTCAACAAGCTCCGCCGCAGGCACCCCGACGAGTACAGCAAG CTGGGCTCTTCCTGTGGCAGCGGCTGGACTCCAGTGTTGGTCTTGGCTAACACTCGGAGTGGGAACAACATGGGGGAGGCTCTGCTGGGGGAGTTTCGCACTCTCCTCAACCCGGTGCAG GTGTTTGACCTATCTGAGCTCACTCCTTCCAAAGCCCTCCAGCTGTGCACCCTCCTTCCCCCCGGCAGGGTCCGGGTGCTGGTGTGTGGAGGTGATGGCACAGTGGGGTGGGTGCTTGATGCCATTGATGCTATGAAGCTAAAG GGCCAAGACCAGTTCATCCCGAGGGTGACCATTCTGCCTCTGGGGACAGGAAATGACCTCTCTAACACTTTAGGCTGGGGGGCTGGGTATGCTGGAGAGATTCCCGTGGAGCAGGTTCTCCGTAACATCCTCGATGCTGAAGTGGTCAGAATGGACAG atgGAAAGTCCAGGTAGCATCCAAAGGTGTCTACTTTCGCAAACCAAAG GTTCTGTCCATGAACAACTACTTCTCCGTGGGGCCCGACGCTCTGATGGCGCTCAACTTCCACGCACACCGTGAGAAAACGCCCTCATTCTTCTCCAGCCGTATCATCAACAAG GCTGTGTATTTCCTGTATGGCACCAGAGATTGTTTAGTGCAGGAGTGTAAAGACCTGGATAAGAGGATTGAG CTGGAATTGGATGGCGAGAGGGTGGAGCTTCCCAGTCTGGAGGGCATCATAGTCTGTAACATTGGCTACTGGGGTGGAGGCTGCAGACTCTGGGAGGGTATGGGAGACGAACCATGCCCCCCTACTCA GCTGGATGATGGCCTGCTGGAGGTGGTGGGGGTGTTTGGCTCCTTCCACTGTGCTCAGATCCAGGTCAAGCTGGCCAACCCTGTACGGCTGGGACAGGCTCACACTGTCAGG CTCGTTTTGAAGAGCTCCACGATGCCCATGCAGGTGGATGGGGAGCCGTGGGCGCAGGGCCCCtgcaccatcaccatcacccaTAAGACCCAGGCCCTGATGCTGTACCACAGCGCGGAGCAGACTGACGACGACGACGATGAAACCAGCGCCTCCGAGACGGAGAGCCCGACTCCTCACGACTCTCCCAGGTCCCCGGGCCCGGGGGCCGCTCGAGTGTGA
- the LOC115793309 gene encoding E3 ubiquitin/ISG15 ligase TRIM25-like isoform X2: MAEVDETQFSIMSLEDELICSICLSPFDCPVTIPCGHNFCRDCLLESWKDSYSCPQCRTVFDTKPELKKNTVLTAVVETLKVRSDKSEASFSEDENEASFSEDESEASLSEDESEAVGKDVIRCDTCMEAEASKTCLTCMASYCEEHLRPHRDNPVFRLHHLSEPVGDLSERICTEHHKLMEFFCTQHDRLICSFCLQQVHKGCSFMTPEEQRSLKESDLRNKLGLLNEKMEKTETVVFQMNNMQSKLKDAANKRKTALAAVYQQMRDLLAQDEREAQNEVDRELELGQMKLRNLTKKLNENCEKMGKTREDINSLLSESQASTFLQASVELPKVIKFEPHVPRINLDSKKVTATQAFAAALRETLMEMLNQPVEDRSLLLKPGETAAPVSGPEGAENTASQPESRVPSEQKSSPTVQGPLCHPPVQQYYQPVPIPFYIRPQQTWSAPQYPQAQPRGQHSGQLRFFAQQKTNQDRKPHGAPGGSKPAGKGSDSTKRDKPKGHPPSAKSNQDRKPHGAPGGSKPAGKGSDSTKKDKPKGHPPSAKSSTHRPHPPKNHK, translated from the exons ATGGCCGAAGTGGACGAGACTCAGTTTTCTATCATGAGTCTGGAGGATGAGCTGATCTGCAGCATCTGTCTGAGCCCCTTTGACTGCCCGGTGACCATCCCCTGCGGACACAACTTCTGCCGGGACTGCCTGCTGGAAAGCTGGAAGGACTCCTacagctgtcctcagtgtcGGACCGTGTTCGACACCAAACcggagctgaagaaaaacacgGTCCTCACCGCCGTCGTGGAGACATTGAAAGTGAGGTCAGACAAGAGCGAAGCCAGTTTTTCTGAAGATGAGAACGAAGCCAGCTTTTCTGAAG ATGAAAGCGAAGCCAGCTTGTCTGAAGATGAGAGCGAAGCGGTGGGAAAAGATGTCATCCGCTGTGATACATGCATGGAAGCAGAGGCGTCGAAGACCTGCCTCACCTGCATGGCGTCATACTGTGAGGAGCACCTGCGCCCTCACCGGGACAACCCCGTTTTCCGTCTCCACCACCTGAGCGAGCCTGTGGGGGACCTGTCGGAGCGCATCTGCACCGAACACCACAAGCTGATGGAGTTCTTCTGCACCCAGCATGACCGCCTGATCTGCAGCTTCTGCCTCCAACAGGTCCACAAAGGCTGCTCCTTCATGACTCCGGAGGAGCAGAGGAGCCTGAAAGAG TCCGACCTCAGGAACAAGTTGGGTTTGCTGAATgagaaaatggagaaaactgaaactgttgtGTTTCAAATGAATAACATGCAGAGCAAGCTGAAG GACGCAGCAAATAAAAGGAAGACGGCACTGGCAGCTGTTTATCAGCAGATGAGGGATCTCTTGGCTCAAGATGAACGCGAGGCCCAAAATGAGGTGGACCGCGAGCTGGAGCTCGGTCAGATGAAACTTAGGAATCTCACGAAGAAGCTAAATGAAAACTGTGAGAAGATGGGAAAAACCAGAGAAGACATCAACAGCCTGCTGAGTGAATCCCAAGCCTCGACTTTCCTGCAG GCTTCAGTTGAACTGCCCAAAGTCATAAAGTTCGAGCCGCACGTTCCTCGAATCAACCTGGACTCCAAGAAGGTGACAGCGACACAGGCGTTTGCTGCTGCCCTGAGGGAGACCCTGATGGAGATGCTTAATCAGCCTGTTGAGGACAGATCACTGTTACTTAAACCAG GTGAAACTGCAGCTCCCGTCTCAGGACCAGAAGGTGCTGAAAACACTGCGTCCCAGCCAGAGTCCA GAGTGCcttcagagcagaaaagcagccCCACGGTCCAAGGTCCACTCTGCCATCCACCCGTCCAGCAATACTACCAGCCCGTCCCTATACCTTTTTATATTAGACCACAGCAAACATGGAGCGCACCCCAGTACCCACAGGCCCAACCACGAGGGCAACATTCTGGGCAACTTCGATTTTTTGCACAACAAAAGACAA ATCAAGACAGGAAGCCGCACGGTGCTCCTGGAGGAAGTAAACCAGCTGGGAAAGGATCTGATTCCACCAAGAGAGATAAACCCAAAGGCCATCCTCCATCAGCGAAATCAA ATCAAGACAGGAAGCCGCACGGTGCTCCTGGAGGAAGTAAACCAGCCGGGAAAGGATCTGATTCCACCAAGAAAGATAAACCCAAAGGCCATCCTCCGTCAGCGAAATCAAGCACACACCGACCACATCCTCCTAAAAATCATAAGTAA